From one Rhopalosiphum padi isolate XX-2018 chromosome 2, ASM2088224v1, whole genome shotgun sequence genomic stretch:
- the LOC132919448 gene encoding uncharacterized protein LOC132919448 isoform X1: MNRIYRFNFELIILIRNKLFYFLTMDNNSSVTAGNSVVFLDIEIAQEKIGRIVIELFNNVVPKTAENFRALCTGERGNGLSGKPLHLKGSLFHRAVPEFMIQGGDITAGNGSGGESIYGLFFEDENFKLLHEEPGVLSMANTGHKNTNNSQFFITTAPCSHLDGKNVVFGKVIKGFCVVQTISTTTTNNDIPINPCIITDCGELSSDSNTWNINENDATSDVFPPFPEDWSVQPVDLDVIQICDVLNKIKESGNQFFSCKNYSCARRKYDKVLRYFEWYKSYHKNSKMDFKTLETIQTSTLLNLSTVHLKEKNYKIAIELSEQVLNIDCNNGKALFRLGKAFGSLNNHEKAIKYYKQALDIFPDEKNILTELKRVKQAQKQYLVMEKKLYSKMFSS, encoded by the exons ATGAATAGA atttatagatttaattttgaGTTGATTATACTGATACGCAATAAGCTATTTTATTTCTTGACAATGGATAATAATAGCAGTGTCACTGCTGGAAACTCAGTAGTATTTTTGGATATTGAAATTGCCCAAGAAAAAA ttggACGTATTGTCattgaattgtttaataatgtagTACCTAAGACTGCTGAAAATTTTAGAGCTCTTTGTACTGGTGAAAGAGGTAATGGTTTATCAGGAAAGCCACTGCATTTGAAAGGGTCATTATTCCATCGag ctGTTCCAGAATTTATGATCCAGGGTGGTGACATTACTGCTGGTAATGGATCTGGCGGTGAAAGTATATATGGTTTGTTTTTTGAGGATGAAAACTTTAAATTGCtg CATGAAGAACCTGGAGTCTTAAGTATGGCAAATACAGgccataaaaatactaataactcCCAGTTTTTCATCACAACTGCTCCGTGTTCACATTTGGATGGTAAGAATGTTGTTTTTGGAAAAGTGATAAAAGGATTTTGTGTAGTTCAAACAATTTCTACCACTACTACTAATAATGATATCCCTATTAAT CCTTGTATAATCACAGATTGTGGTGAGCTATCAAGTGATAGTAATACTtggaatattaatgaaaatgatGCAACCAGTGATGTTTTTCCTCCTTTCCCCGAAGATTGGAGTGTTCAGCCAGTTGATCTTGAT GTAATACAAATCTGTGATGTtctaaataaaatcaaagaatcAGGAAACCAATTTTTTAGCTGCAAAAATTATTCATGTGCTAGACGAAAATATGACAAAGTGTTACGATATTTTGAATg gTATAAAAGTTatcataaaaattctaaaatggaTTTTAAAACGCTGGAAACTATACAAACAAGTACATTGTTAAATTTGTCCACTGTTCacttgaaagaaaaaaattacaaaattgcaATTGAATTATCAGaacaa GTTTTAAACATAGATTGTAATAATGGAAAGGCTCTTTTTCGCCTTGGTAAGGCATTTGGTTCACTCAATAATCATGaaaaagcaataaaatattacaaacaagCTTTAGACATTTTTccagatgaaaaaaatattttaacagagTTAAAAAGAGTAAAACAAGCTCAAAAGCAATATTTagtaatggaaaaaaaactttactcaaaaatgttttcatcttag
- the LOC132919449 gene encoding S-phase kinase-associated protein 1-like, translating into MPMIKLQSSDGEVFQVDFEIAKASVTIKTMVEDLGLEEEDEEIVPLPNVNAGILKKVIQWATYHKDDPPATEDDEGREKRTDDISSWDADFLKVDQGTLFELILAANYLDIKGLLDVTCKTVANMIKGKTPEEIRKTFNIKNDFSAAEEEQVRKENEWCEEK; encoded by the coding sequence ATGCCGATGATCAAATTGCAAAGTTCGGATGGTGAAGTGTTTCAAGTTGATTTCGAGATCGCCAAAGCATCGGTTACTATCAAAACTATGGTTGAGGATTTGGGTTTAGAAGAAGAAGACGAAGAAATCGTGCCGTTGCCAAATGTGAACGCTGGAATATTGAAGAAAGTCATTCAGTGGGCAACCTACCACAAGGACGACCCACCTGCAACTGAGGATGACGAAGGACGCGAAAAGCGTACAGACGATATATCCAGCTGGGATGCCGATTTCCTGAAAGTGGATCAGGGTACACTATTTGAACTCATATTGGCTGCTAACTATTTGGACATCAAAGGCTTGTTGGACGTTACTTGTAAGACCGTTGCTAATATGATTAAGGGAAAAACTCCCGAGGAAATAAGGAAAacgttcaatattaaaaatgatttctcAGCTGCCGAGGAGGAACAAGTACGTAAAGAAAATGAATGGTGTGAAGAaaagtaa
- the LOC132919448 gene encoding peptidyl-prolyl cis-trans isomerase D isoform X2, with translation MDNNSSVTAGNSVVFLDIEIAQEKIGRIVIELFNNVVPKTAENFRALCTGERGNGLSGKPLHLKGSLFHRAVPEFMIQGGDITAGNGSGGESIYGLFFEDENFKLLHEEPGVLSMANTGHKNTNNSQFFITTAPCSHLDGKNVVFGKVIKGFCVVQTISTTTTNNDIPINPCIITDCGELSSDSNTWNINENDATSDVFPPFPEDWSVQPVDLDVIQICDVLNKIKESGNQFFSCKNYSCARRKYDKVLRYFEWYKSYHKNSKMDFKTLETIQTSTLLNLSTVHLKEKNYKIAIELSEQVLNIDCNNGKALFRLGKAFGSLNNHEKAIKYYKQALDIFPDEKNILTELKRVKQAQKQYLVMEKKLYSKMFSS, from the exons ATGGATAATAATAGCAGTGTCACTGCTGGAAACTCAGTAGTATTTTTGGATATTGAAATTGCCCAAGAAAAAA ttggACGTATTGTCattgaattgtttaataatgtagTACCTAAGACTGCTGAAAATTTTAGAGCTCTTTGTACTGGTGAAAGAGGTAATGGTTTATCAGGAAAGCCACTGCATTTGAAAGGGTCATTATTCCATCGag ctGTTCCAGAATTTATGATCCAGGGTGGTGACATTACTGCTGGTAATGGATCTGGCGGTGAAAGTATATATGGTTTGTTTTTTGAGGATGAAAACTTTAAATTGCtg CATGAAGAACCTGGAGTCTTAAGTATGGCAAATACAGgccataaaaatactaataactcCCAGTTTTTCATCACAACTGCTCCGTGTTCACATTTGGATGGTAAGAATGTTGTTTTTGGAAAAGTGATAAAAGGATTTTGTGTAGTTCAAACAATTTCTACCACTACTACTAATAATGATATCCCTATTAAT CCTTGTATAATCACAGATTGTGGTGAGCTATCAAGTGATAGTAATACTtggaatattaatgaaaatgatGCAACCAGTGATGTTTTTCCTCCTTTCCCCGAAGATTGGAGTGTTCAGCCAGTTGATCTTGAT GTAATACAAATCTGTGATGTtctaaataaaatcaaagaatcAGGAAACCAATTTTTTAGCTGCAAAAATTATTCATGTGCTAGACGAAAATATGACAAAGTGTTACGATATTTTGAATg gTATAAAAGTTatcataaaaattctaaaatggaTTTTAAAACGCTGGAAACTATACAAACAAGTACATTGTTAAATTTGTCCACTGTTCacttgaaagaaaaaaattacaaaattgcaATTGAATTATCAGaacaa GTTTTAAACATAGATTGTAATAATGGAAAGGCTCTTTTTCGCCTTGGTAAGGCATTTGGTTCACTCAATAATCATGaaaaagcaataaaatattacaaacaagCTTTAGACATTTTTccagatgaaaaaaatattttaacagagTTAAAAAGAGTAAAACAAGCTCAAAAGCAATATTTagtaatggaaaaaaaactttactcaaaaatgttttcatcttag